The Candoia aspera isolate rCanAsp1 chromosome 13, rCanAsp1.hap2, whole genome shotgun sequence genome includes the window ATCTGATGCACTTTCATTTCATGAAGGCTGGAAATTTAACTTCACAAGGCTTCCAGGCCATGAccatttgcaaagaaaaatggttttgtgGGCAGCCGGTCTAAAACTCAAAAGTGCTTCTGTTGCGATGCAGACGTGAACAGATCTATGTAGAAGCAAGTCACTGGGCTTTCTCCCAGGTATGCTTGTTAAATTTCTAACTGCAATAATATTGTTGTatatatcacttttaaaaagcaTACCTGGGAGAAAGCCCCCATCCTcctacattattatttattactggtaTTTCTATGTCACTGTTAGATAATGTATGTAATCTCTGTAGATTATGTTGGATCACCataagtaataaaaatataagcGTATTTTATAAGTGATCTGAAGGTGTCTTgaacatcctcctcctcttctgaagGAACTCATGGTTGTGCTTCCAGCTGGACCTGGGTGACTAGCGTGGAAAATGAGATGTGTATATTTAACGTAGAACTTTAGGTTGCACTTTTACAAAGCTTTAATATAGTTTGGATACTTTGGatacatgctgactggggaattctgggagttgaagtccacatatcttaaatgccaaagctgaaaaacactggtctatagtatACAGTAATTCCAGGTAACCAAtgtttatgacttagcatgtGAGAACCTTGCCATAGTCACTAAAACCATCCTCAGGTTTGTCTACTTTTAAGCTCTTATCCCATCACAGAGCAAAACAGGAGACTGCTCTGCTTCTATCTGATTCAACCAATTAGGAACACTCATCTACtacatgaaagaaaaatggaaattcaGTCAAAGCAATGATTTCTTCCTAAATGAGAGCAACAGACTGGCTGCccaacttaagcaaacaaatccATCTGTGTCCGAATcatttctgagaaatgctcctgTGCCAGTTTGCAAAAGCACACCCTGTAGAAAGCTTTGCCTACCTCAACACATGAGTCATAATAAATCTGTTAGTCTGTTCATATGATTTTTGGTCACACCAAAACTATAATTAGTGAAGTGCAAAGGAAAACACAATTGAAGTACTTTCTTTAGTACTTCATGTAGCACATGGTAGTTATTTCCTACAGTATTTTAtataagaagttaaaaaaaatgttgctatttttatcctgcttggagaaagtctttttttaaaatgatacgtTACATAATcataatggattttattttaatgctgtcttttttaaaactgaaaagacTGACAATATACACTTGAATGTAATGGCTTTTAGGAACATCTCCAGTAGCTAACCTGATCTTTTGATACAGAAACAACTGCATTGCATCAAATTACACAACTTGTACAATTTGCTAACACACTCTGTGATCAGATTATCATTGCAAATGCAAGCTGAGTATTTGCCTATTTGCATGCATGACATGAAACTTGGTTGATGAGATCGCTCTTCGAAAACCTTGCCCAAATCTAAGTCCTTGGATTAAGGCAACACACCCTCAGTATCTACAAAACTGCACCAGTTGGTTTTCTGGGGCCAAAATAGGCACAGCAAACCAGTGTTGACAGGAAAGACTTCTAGAAGCAATCTGTGACATGACTGGAAGCATCTTGCagtatgaaaataaaattggaaatttTGCCCTGTACATGTTTGTCTGAAACAATTTACACATCCAGTACTAACTGGTACAAGTTTATTATTAATGGAAGATATGCACCAAAGGATGGAAACTTGCAgtgagtaaggaaaaaaaatgggggggggggaataagaaAATTAGAGTTGGAGAATCCTGGTTTGGAGATAATGTAAAACAAGTACTTTTTGGATTAAATACCCCTGCTGTACCAGGGAAATAATGAAGACCAATATATCTACTTTAGGGTAGGAATTCTGCAGTATTTCGTAACAGTGGGAAAGGTGTGTTCTACAGAGACCAATATATCTACTTTGTAGAACACACCTTTCCCACTGTTACGGAATACTGCAGAATTCCTTACCTGAATTCCTGTGAATCTGCAGAACTGTCAAAACAAAGTGATGTAACTTATATAGTATACTGTACACTGTGCTGAGGCTATGAAATCAGAGCAGCAGAAACCGAgccagccactagatggcagccatagatttttctttgcactttgccACCCTCTAGTGGTCATATAGAGTTGTACAGCCCAAATGTTAGCTCTGCCTTGGCTTAAAATCTCTTAAGTACAATAGTAGTATATCTCAGAAAACTCAAAAACGGGATACAAATTTTAGTGATGGCCTCCCTGGAGACTTCCCTTGCCTTCATCTTAATCTCTAGGTGTTATTACCTCCATAGGTTAAAAACTCAGCTGTTAATACAGAAATACTTTTGCTAAGGGTCATGTATGTTAAATGGGATCAAGAGGCTTATTTCCTGCCCAGCGTTTTGAATCTGTGTAGCTCAGCTATGCTTCCAGGTGGGCTAGTCGTTATTAGCACAAAAATGCATTTTACTGAAATCTCACTTTGCTGCTGCAGGGAATGTACGCATTTTTCATGAAGCTCTGTGCAGGAACCTTCACAATGAGCCACAGGTCAGCCCAACCCATTCCCTGTTGGGAGGGGGGAACAATGGATTGAAGAGGGTAGTGATTATCACAAAGGACCTGCTAGACTGGAAGAGATTTTTGGCCAACATTGTCTGGTGTGTATCCAGCTCACTTTCCAAGTGCTCAGAAAAGGAAGCAATAATGTAAACAACTCTCTCTTTGCCACATAGATCCCACTAAGCACTGGAGATCCTGCCCTAGATCCTCCCGGGTCAAGAGCATAAGAGGCCAAGGACTTTATACTGTAGCACCACCGCAGACTGAAATATCTTCAAATGAGGTCTGTCTGGCTTTACTGCCCACCTGAAGAACAgtaaaaaaaggattttgttttaatgGGGATTTAGCcttaaaaaacaaccaccaccaccctgcattTAATGGTCTGTTTCTGGTCCGTTTTATTAGGTTTATTTTATACCACTGACTAGCAAGGCCTCTTTGCAGTTTACAGTTAAAAATGCTAATGCAGTATAGCCATGGTGACTTCTGCAGCGATCTAGTACTGTTTGAGAGCCATCAGAAACAGAGAACGCAGCTACCCACAGAAGGTGCGCATGTTTCGGTAAAAGCTGTAAAACAAACTCGGTTCAGAGGAAGGCAAAGCAAGAGCTAGAGGATTTCGACTTCCACCATACAAAAACTTGAACTGGGAGCAGGGGGAGAAAAAATATTGCAAGGAAACTATTTACTTTTTCATTCCTCCTTTTCTATGAGCTTTCCCTGTGTATTTATACATTCTAGTTACTGTGTTTTAAAGTCAGTTGTCTCAACAGCTCTAACAGGTTGAAGGTTACTTGCTTCTTTTGAACTGGGTACCCTACATTATTAGATAAGCTCCATTAACGGTCCTGTCTTGTCTCAGAGGATTGTCAAGACGGCatctctttgggggaaaaaagcatttctaCCAGGACTTGCTAGTCCTAGGTTTCCACTCACCCATACACATCCCACCACCAATTGTTCGGGGTCATGTGGCAGAACCCCTTGAGCTTGCAAAGGAGGAAGATTTTCGGTTGTTGCAGAGAGACAGACTCGGTACGAGGGATACAACAGGTATCTTGCTAGGTTACGGTGAACACGCCAGGCAAGCAGGAAAGAACGTGAAAGCGGACAACGGCACCCCCTCCCCGTGTCTGTGGGGAGGGCAAACATGACATGCACCATGACATCACTCCACAAACAACAGGACTGACCTACCTGCACAAGTAATGATGGGACTGATACAAATGAAGTAATTGTGCCACAAACACAATGCCGTGGTGACACATGTATCATCATTTTGACGTCACTGTGGCCAGGAATAAATAAATCCCTATGGATAAAGCTATTCAGCCATCAGGAGCAACACTGCAAATggctcaaaatcttttttttcctccttcaaaaAATGTTCCTGCACACTCAAAACATTCAAGTTAATCTTTTGGTTAGGCACAAAGTAGAACCAGGAAACAACTCCAGTGCTTGTCCACAAAGATAAACTCTTTAGATACAGAAGCCCATGCGAATCCCTCCAGCATGGGCCAAACATGTTCAGGGCTGGAACAAATCTAGTAATCTGCTATTACAATATCACTGATTAGCAAAATCTGCTATTACAATATCCTTGATCAGGTATGATCAGATATGGACTAAGAAGGAAATTCATGATGTAAACATTCTGGGTAACTTGAGTTTCTTGAATTTTGAGGGTTTAATTATAGCAGCAAAAAGAGGCCCAATCACTTCTCCTTACAGTCCTGCATTTGTTCTTTCGGACAAAACTACGCAACTTAGGTGGCGTTTTGAATATAAAAATAGGAAACCATATAAAATAAACTGCTTCATAAAAGTGCCTTAATCTCCATAGCATTGCAGTGCAGGTTGCAACATATTCACCTTAATCAGAAGCCCATTATCCAGATGTTCACACCAGTTTTAAACAGAGAGCTTGTATTTAAGATTAGGGTATAGGATTCACCGGCTGCAAGGACAGATCTATCTCCTTTGCACAGCATTGAAATTGCTGCCGCATACTCTCAATTGagacgggacgcggtggcgctgcgggttaaaccgctgcgctgctgagcttgccgatcggaaggtcggcggttcgaatccgcgcgacggggtgagctcccgttgctagtcccagctcctgctcacctagcagtttgaaaacatgcaaatgtgagtagatcaataggtaccgcttcggcgggaaggtaacagcgttccgtgtcgtcatgctggccacatgaccacggacgggtctacggacgccggctctaacggcttagaaacggagatgagcaccgccccctagagtcggacacgactggactttacgtcaagggaaacctttacctttactactctCAATTGTGTAAGAACAAGTGCAAGGAAAACATTTCCACTTCCGCTGCTTATTAAGGACATGTGTCCAGTTTCAAGACATCCAAACAGGCCTCCAATTCTGCTGCCCACCCTTCACCCCTTGAGGGTCGCAAGTCTGTCTGAGGCGTTTATCTGGGGAGACCACAAGACTTGTTTTCGCTGGCCgtgttttattcatttctttctttaaaacaggGGAGCCAATGATACAGAGTTTcccaaatatgaaaacaaaaaaccccaaatccAGAAGGCAAAACGAACTGCCAGAAGACTGAGATGCTACATGCTACATTTAACCTAATTAATACTCATGCTTGCTTTAGGGATGAGACAAAGGCATCATTCagtaaaaacatacaataaaaacaaaatgcctGACCATATAGAACTTTAACCTACAGTAATGTTGTACCTTAATTGTTTCCATGCACACAACTAACAttacaaaaattgttttaaaaaaaagtaacacaATTAAGACTTCTAGGAGCATTTTATGATAAAACAATTCCTAGTTCCTTTGTAGAGAGAGACCAAGCACCTCCAAATTTCAAATTCCTATACACATTTTACTTGAAGTGAAATCTCTTTTAAAAAACTCACACGGATCACCTCGAAATAAGGGGATGTTATTTCATCTCTATTTCAGCTATGTAGGCAACAAACCACAGTGCTAATAAGAACTTCATCTGTAAAGCAAGTCCAAAAGCATTTGACTTTCTACCATTACAGAAAATATAatttgctaaaataaataaaaacgctGCATATTGACATTTCCACTATAAAGTATGCATACcagaatatttataaatattgaatgttttttcttcttcttctccataATACCACCTACTACAATGATGCTGGCTAAATAGAAGTGCATTATGATAAGCACTATGGGTGGTTGACGCTTGCCACATACTGCGGTTACCTTGAGGTAGAGAACACATGCGTACCAAATTCTGCGTTCATTTACAGTTGCTGCTGGTATCATGTGCTGAAGAAATGTGTACAGTATGAAAAATTCTAAAATACCTATGAATGAAAAAACGTTTCAGGGAAAAAATAGACATTTTCATGCAAATATGAATAGTCTCACTGTGTAATTTTCAAGGCAAGGTTCTTATTTTTCCTCTGCAAAGCACGAGTTGTTCAAAAGGAGAGTGTTTCTATGGGTTTAGtgcatttttcttcttgtttcctCCTCCAATTTGCACCGTCATGCTTTCTTTACCCTTGTGTGCAAACGACATGCCAGTTTTTAACAAAAAATTGCCATGTTAAGAAAGGAATTTTGGATCGTAAAAACAATGGTAAACAGAAAACTAAGGAAATCCATACCAAAGTTACATCATTTGATTTCAAGTAAAAAAAGACtacttagaataaaaaagaacACATTTCATGAATACAAAAAGAAACGTCTGCTGTTTAGTTTAGGTGCTTCAGAATGCTGCTGTACGTCTTATGGGGGATCTGGGGAGATGACTTCATAGAAGAAGGCGTTAGCGTGGCCTGCAAGGATTTGAGTGGGGAGCCAACTGGGCTGGGAAACTGAGGAATCGCTATAGCTTCAAGGTGCTTGTTAAAGAGAAATTCTCCACTATTACTCAGAaggcttccctctctctctttctccccaagCTTTCCGTCTTCAGCTGGCTCAGTTTCTAGCATTTCAGTGTCTTCCTTcttgctaaaaaacctgtctagGTAACTGGGGCACGGATTCTCTTTCTCCATCTGCTCATCCTTCCTTACTTCGCAACAGAACTGGTCTATGAGAAAGCACTCCTCCCCACTGCTGACAAGTTGACTATCCCATGAGTTTTGGTAGAGTGCTTCCAACTGGGCCAAGTTagccattcctttctcctgcttCTCTCTGCTTACTGATTTAGATATGCCTTTTGATTCTAGTTGGGACACGGAGCTATTCAGGTCATTCAACTTATCAACAGCAGTTGACTCATGCTGCAAACTAAGCTGAATTGTTCCTGCTATGAACGAATCAAAGTCAAACCCttggtttttctccttttctgcaagTTGCTGTGAAGCTTCCTCAAGAGCTATCTGAGCTTTCACCAATCCATTCTTTTCACATTTTGACTTGCCTTTTTTATCTGACTTCTCTTTACTCTGCTCCTTCCAGTTAGAAAGATCTATGATAAGCTTGGGCTCATAGTAATGGTTCACTTCGCTTTCTCTCCAGACTAAATTATCTAGATATGAAGAGGACCTCATTTTGTAGTTACAAGTATGGTTACATTCCAGATCACAATACTTGTTTTCATGGTGATCTGGGTACTGCCaacaaggctcagtggagaagtgggAATCGAAAGCTGGATCCTCTAGATACTTTTCACGATCGCCATCCAAATATTTCCGTGGGTCCACTTGTACTTCTTCCTCATCAGTCCCATCCGAAAGAGCCCTTGGATCTCGCTGAACTTCATCAGCTTCAAAGTTGTTATGAACAGGCCACTCGTGGTCTGAAAACTGACTGTCGTGATATCTGTAATAATCAACACCCTATATTAGTAAATGATAAGCACCCATTTACTTCCAGAAAAGCTTGAGAAGAGTTATGCGTACTACTGCAATTTGAGGCTTAATAGCTTTACGGTTAATTGCCAGGTATgcgcatttatttattcatttttcaaacttctactactgcccatctcccccaagaagagggactctgggcagtttacaaaaaaaccagaattaaaatcataaaatataaattacaataaatacaccaataaataagataaataccaaacccaaggggcaacgttCTTATTCGGTGGGAAGGATCTacagtgctagccacccccaagacgagctattacctctcccaccccaagcaaggtggcagaaccaggttttcaaattaaaAGTCACATTTCTCAGAGAGTTTTAATTTGGAGAACTTCTCAGTGATAGCATTCCTTAATTCCTCTGCATGCAACTTGAGAAAATACTTGGTCTTGAAGATGCCCTGAAATGTTAGTGCCAGACTCAGATGCATGTTCTAGCAGCATCCAACACCATATGGCGTTCTACCACTTTATCATCAGCTGGTATTTCAAATGCAGCTACAAGTATCCAGAATAATTTCCCCAAAGTTTACCTCTCCCAGTTATAGACGTGGCTGTGGCTTTCATCCATCAGCAGAATATCATCCACTTCATCCTCAATGTGGAAAGGATGACTTGAAATGGGCTCATCAGTTGGGAAGGAATAAATACTCATGTAAGGGTGGGACAAAGCTTCTTCTGCTGTCAATCGGTCCATGGGACTAAAGGTCAGTATTTGTTCCAAGAAGTCCAAAGCTACAGAGGATAaatccaaaggttttttttttaatcctttcttaTGAACACAATGTGAAAACTACATCTTATATTATCTAGGGTCACACTATTACGTGTTTCATATTTCTGAAACTAGAAGAAATATTTAAGTGTAATGCAAACAAGTGatttttcttgccttttccttCTGGCATAGGATGCCTTCTCCACTTGTGGCATCCGTATGGAATCTGCTTGGCTACACCTCTCATAGCTCTAACCAGAGAGGGATATGACGGAGTGACAGACAATAAGACGTACAGGTAACAGGGGACTGGCAATGAACCAGATGAACAGTTGTAGGTTTAAAATGTTGGACATGGTGAGCTCCTTAAAATTTTAACCTACATGAAAATGCTAGGCTTATGAAATACCTATTCACCTGGTAGCCTCCGCCATTAAAATATCACCTCCAGTAGCTAGGCAGAAACACTTACAAAAGCTGTCTTTTTTTCAGGCCACAAATGAGTAATATAGGATGTGTTGAAAGGTACGCATACATCTGGAAATTCGTTTGTTCATCACTGAAAGCTCACTACCCATTATGATGCAAGTTTTTCGGCTCTTTTTAGAGAACAAGTCAGTTCCTCACTGTGTAGCTCAGCTCCCGGTAGGACACTGAATTTCTCTTGTAACTCTGAACTAGCAGCACAAGGAGAGTAACAGAAGCACACAGACACTTGGCTCCACAGTGTTCCAGAACCGGAGAAGACCAGTACGTGGCACAACCAAAGTTTTGTCCTTTGTTTTAGAGGGCCTTGTACACTGTGCACCACAACAGTTGAGAAGTGCAAGTTGTCCTGACCACAGGCTCATATTCTAACCTAAACAGTAAGGAAAAGGAGCTGAATTACCTTCAGGGCTAATGCCGGGGAGTAACTGAGTTAAAGGTTTGTGTGGCTCAGTCATGTCATTTTTAATGTAAACTGGGATTACATTAAGAAGTTCCTGACGGTCTTCCTCATGCACAACGGGAATTGATTCTAAAATCAGCTGCATCTGTTCAAGTTCATGGGCACCTGGTtgtgcagagaagagcaaaagTCAGCTGTACTGTAGAACATTCTAATTCATCAGTGCTACTCCATTGGAGTTGGATGGCCAATACATTTAAcgaaataaaacagtacaatacaaCACAACACCCGGGAATTCCTTATCATACCACCCTCAGCAAACACACTATGGGGGATTTCAGCTTCCCCGTGGACCCTTCACATAGCCAGAATGTTCCCATCCACACCCATCTCCTTGGAAAAAATTAACCCTGGACTTTTCTGGCACCCTTTGCATCTGACACAACATTTTTAAGGGGCAGGGTTGTACCCGTTTGTCTTTACCAACCTGCAAAGAGAGTTTTCCCTGTCAGCATTTCAGCAAAGATGCAACCTGCAGCCCACATATCAATGGCTTTAGTATAGTTGTTGGGCGACAGTAAGAGGCGAGGTGATCTGTACCATTTAGTTACTAGTCCTTCAGAAAGATGGCCCTAGGAAGAGAGATTGTTTGCATTTGATTTATGACACATGCATTTGGCCTTCCTTCAAGATCCAGTGCAATTTATTCTGCTGTATGGCCACCGCTGTTTAGAGGTATCTGGCAATGACTCTGTCAAGTCTCCATGAGTTCCAGGGGCTTTTGGGAGCAGGCCCAAGCCTAAGTTCACCCCAGTTCCGAGATTCCACTCTAACTCAGCTTAGCCTGGGCTCATAGGGTTAGCGTGGCTGCCGCTGAGTGGTTTTTATGCTGCCTGCTGAAGAGTTTTCCTACGTCATGAAATATTCACACAATCAACCAAACTTTTCAAATTTCTGTAAACTATCTTATGCTTGTGTAAACgtgagagccaatctggtgtagtggtaaaggggctggcctagaaaccaggagactgtgacttttAGGCCTCctttagtcatgaaagccggctgggtgactttgggccagacactctctctcagtccaacccaccttgcagggttgttgttgtggggaatgtaggaggcaggaatattaggtatgtatgccgccttgagttatatattaaaaaggcaggataaaaatccgATGGCGACGACGTATGAGAGCAAGATAATAAAATCTGCTTTTCACTAAAGCCTTTCAAAATGATATTTCATTTACACACAAGAAGCTGCACGGGATCCATTGGGGATCTTTTAATGCTTTACTCTTGCATACACTGAATCAAGATAGCTAAAACGGCATCCCTATACACCTCAAATGCTTCAGCCTGCATTacgaataaaaaatatataactgAGAATCAGTTACTTAACTGTA containing:
- the MAPK6 gene encoding mitogen-activated protein kinase 6, translating into MLQPLSLCPAWSVKSKAYPRGETSGLTGWQCNESIKKLPCSQSGIFLLLFYKILHPPVEASLCPCRSVIVLRGRSSIQSFKMAEKFESLMNIHGFDVGSRYMDLKPLGCGGNGLVFSAVDNDCDKRVAVKKIVLSDPQSVKHALREIKIIRRLDHDNIVKVFEILGPNGSQLTDDVGSLTELNCVYIVQEYMETDLANLVEQGPLPEEHARLFMYQLLRGLKYIHSANVLHRDLKPANLFINTEDLVLKIGDFGLARIMDPHYSHKGHLSEGLVTKWYRSPRLLLSPNNYTKAIDMWAAGCIFAEMLTGKTLFAGAHELEQMQLILESIPVVHEEDRQELLNVIPVYIKNDMTEPHKPLTQLLPGISPEALDFLEQILTFSPMDRLTAEEALSHPYMSIYSFPTDEPISSHPFHIEDEVDDILLMDESHSHVYNWERYHDSQFSDHEWPVHNNFEADEVQRDPRALSDGTDEEEVQVDPRKYLDGDREKYLEDPAFDSHFSTEPCWQYPDHHENKYCDLECNHTCNYKMRSSSYLDNLVWRESEVNHYYEPKLIIDLSNWKEQSKEKSDKKGKSKCEKNGLVKAQIALEEASQQLAEKEKNQGFDFDSFIAGTIQLSLQHESTAVDKLNDLNSSVSQLESKGISKSVSREKQEKGMANLAQLEALYQNSWDSQLVSSGEECFLIDQFCCEVRKDEQMEKENPCPSYLDRFFSKKEDTEMLETEPAEDGKLGEKEREGSLLSNSGEFLFNKHLEAIAIPQFPSPVGSPLKSLQATLTPSSMKSSPQIPHKTYSSILKHLN